CCATAGATGCAATTAGAAGTGTGAAGTTATGCAGTTGTTTTATTCTCCTCCTTctggagagatagagagagagagagagagagggagggaaagatagagagggagggagagaaaaggagagagggagagattgcAAGAGGCCCGAGTCAGATGTATACATTCCACCTCAAAACAAGCACAAAAGTCAAGTTTATCTTTGTGATAGGGTGAATAGCCCTTTGAAGataggaaaagaagaagaagcagaaaaagaagaagaaggaagaagaagaagaaggaaatgagaagaagaagaagaaagaggaggaagaggaagaggaggagaggaggatggagaggaggaggaggatggagaggaggaggaggagggagaggaggaggaggagaaagagaaggaggtggaggaggaagaagagggggaagaggaggaggaagatgaggaagaagaagaggaggagggagaggaggaagaagaggaggggaAGAAGGAGGGAAGGAGGGGAGGATgtagaggaggaggggaggaggaagaagaggaagaggagggagaggaggaggaggaggaggaggaggaggaggagaaggaggtggAGGATGGAGAGGagggagaagaggaggagggagaggaggaggaggaagataaggagggagaggagatggagggagaggaggaggaagaggagaaagagaaggaggtggaggaggaagaggaggagggagaagaggagggagaggaggagggagaggaggagggagaagaggagggagaagaggagggagaggaggagggagaggaagaggagggagaggaggaggaggaggaggaggaggaggaggagaaggaggtggAGGATGGAGAGGagggagaagaggaggagggagaggaggaggaggaggaagataaggagggagaggagatggagggagaggaggaggaagaggagaaagagaaggaggtggaggaggaagaggaggagggagaagaggagggagaggaggagggagaggaggagggagaagaggagggagaagaggagggagaggaggagggagaggaggaggaggaagataaggagggagaggaggaggagagtttgtggttggggggggggggggaggagattcCGAGTGGGATATGTTTGGAGATGCTAATACAGACATCTTGAGTTGCTTCCATTTACATCTGGAGGATGATCATGACACTGTAAGAGGGGTAACGTGAGAAGGTCAACAAATTctgaacaacatatttttttattttgtggagTCTTGTGGTTGTTCTCTTGGTCTCTCCCATAACCAAGAAATGATAATCTATAAGGTATTTATATCTGTGAATTTTCACATGTGGACTGCCTGTGCACATGTTGAGTGAACTATTATCCCTCAACTCTGGTAAACATGGGGTTGTAGGAACTTGTAGGAGCCAGTGCTCTACTCAGTCTGTTGCGTTTTCCTTGACATACAGCAAGCTCTCATTGAGTGAACTTGGGAAAGAGGGTAGATGAAGCATAATACGCATCATATTTTGCATTACTCTACTCTTGGAGCTGTCAATGAGAAAGAAAGGTGTATTGTGTATCCTGCTATCTGCAATCTATGAAGTTACCCTCCAGAGTTTTGATGAATCATTGTATTATTCTCAGATGTTAATTATATCATAATACGGATAAATGCTGCATCGTGGGAACTACCTCAATAGATGTTGTTATTAGGAACAGCCCAGATTCATTACAGGACATCCAGATACTTctcacttcttttttctttttgttttgaatgtcgGCTACAGATTTAATGgtatgcaaaatattttttcccctaaaaatattctattgtttcattttcaaggTTAAGTCTTTCGTCAATTCAGTGTTaatccattgaggacgagtcccaagtatacttgggcaagtgtctatgggaaatatgtgttattGCAAAATCAGTCCCTCCTCAATGGGTTAGATAATGTATTGAAGTTTATTTTctttgagtgtttgtgtgtgtgggtgtgtatgtgcaCTTGTaattaaatgtatgtatcaaaacAGAGACTACAGTGAGCTGTTATTCAGCTTTTAATGTGGATTCTTTGTGTCTGTTCCAGGCATTTGAAACTTGTCAtcatgaagaaaaagaatgtaTTTGCTATAGTTCTCAAATCTCTTTAACAATTGATTAGAAGGAAGCGCAAACTGATgatacttttttaaaaatattttcatctgGTGAAGGTCGCTGGAGCCAGGGACGTACATCAAGCGCTCTGCCACTAGTCTCGCATCCAGCCACCGCTGTGGAACAGGTGGGACGGGAAGCAACACTGGCCTGGCCAGCCGGGACCGCATCGCTACCTGCACCAGCCAGACCACCATGACCATCTCATTCGGGCTGACGGCCGTGGGCATCCTCTGGTCCATTGTCTCCATCCTGGCAACGATGGCGTCCTCCATCGGTCTCTTCATGCCCTACTGGATGCGCGGCCACATGCTCAACGCCACCCTGCCCGTCCACTTTGGTGTCTTCCGCCGCTGCAACTACCCCACCGCGCCGGGCAGCTACGTGGTCGACTGCGGCCACTACACCACGTTTGCTGACATTCCCACACTGACGTGGAAGATTTGCACCATCGTTATCGGGGTGGGTTGCATCGCGGCCATGTTTGTTGGACTGACGTCATTACTCGCCTGCTGCATGCGGGATCTTGTCACGAGGAAAGTGGGCAAAGTGTGTGGAataattcaattttttgcaGGTAAGCCAAAAGGTATAATATTTCAATTCTGCATTTACGTGTAGGCTGCAACAGCCTGAATGAACCATGTCTGTACTGATTATCATCTAAACTTGCTTACAATGCAGAAACAAATTTCTTCTCACAGTGAGTACAGTCACCAAATGCAACAGCTTAGAATGTTcagaattattttgttttagcaGCTACAGCCATCAGCAGTTTATAAGCATTAGAAAAATGTAATGTTAAAAGATTACCTGCAACCCAATTTAGACTGTATAGATAGCCATTTCTTCTGTTTCTACTGCCATTCCAGCATACAAAAGTTTTTAGAACTATGCTGATGCTTTCATGACCTATATGTGATACATGAGTAAGTGTCACTGTGCTAATGTACCATCTATCGTCTATGGGGAAATCAGCTTAATCACAGATTTCCACCCTTTAACCTTTATATGTTTCATAGTCTTGTAATTACACAATGTCAGAGATTTGGGTAGCATGTAGGACCATGAAGATCAGATTTTTCAATTTGGATGCACAGTTCATCAGTGCCTTTAAATTAAAGGAGATAGTCCattgaaatataaaatgaaCAGAAGCTTATACTCATTAATTGTGCCTCTCCTTGTTTGCAGAAGAATACTGTATTTGCCAATGTGTATTTGCCACACTCATGAATCAACTCCACCGCAAGTTTGATATTATATTAATCCATttaagacgagtcccgagaatactcgggcaagtgtctattggaaatgcatgttacagcaaaatcagtccatcctcaacgggtcaatAATTGTTTGAACGCATCACTTTTGTTTAAATGCATTTAATGGTAccacatatatatttattaatACACGATATTGTTTTGCAAAAGACAGCCTGAAATTATAGACAAAATGATGAGCTGagatctttttgttgttgacacATAGAAAGGCCACATTATTATATATTCCAGAAGAAAATAATCACGTACATGCATGTCCTAAAATCACTGACTTTGGAAGTTTCCAGTTCTTTTGCATTCAGCCAGGTCACATTTCGAGGCAATGTTCATTCATCTTGATTAAACAAAACTGAACTTAATCACTGACTTGTGGCCTTTATTAGGGGGTGCATTCATCCGATCAGCTTTGTTGAACAGGGATTATTGATTCTCTGCAACCTTCAACACAGGAACATTTCTCTGAGGTCACTTAGCAGGAATTCGCTTACTTCATAGTTTGATTGTTTGCAGAGAAGAAGTGAGTGAAACAACCATGCCTTGTTCAAATTGGCATTATCTGGAATTAATCTTTCGAGGAATGAcagtattttttcccctttctaaCCGGAAGTGATTCTGTAATTTCaaaggggggagggtgggggaggaggaggaggagaaccCAAGAGTGTACATATCACATAGTGAAATATTAACACTACTGTGACCAAGAAATTCAACCTCCATTGTCTCTTGACAATGCGGTCGAGCGTGGGAATAATCTTCCTCAGTATGTCCTGTGAATATATACATGCAAGTTGGCAAGCACTGTAAAAACTGGATCTTATGCTCATGCTTTATGGAACCATGGTGATATATAGGTCCATATTTTGTGAAGACTCCATGGTTACTTGTCTGGAGAAGTGCTGAATATTGATATCAAGAGCTTTTGGTGACACACTTTGCCCCAGAATAAAAAGATGGGTTGTATAAACACCTCTTTTAACTCATTGAAGaccagtcccgagtatacttggacaGGTCtcaatgggaaatgtgtgttatcaCAAATCAGTTCATCCCAAAAAGGTTAACAATATTCATTCAACTTGACTTTGATAATAGCACCATCTAAGTACAATTATTCAAAATGAactccattgaaaaaaaaaagtttcaacacTGATTTTAGGTGTTTGTGAATAGTTTACATTATGTTTTACTGATAAAGCAAACAATTTTTAAATGATCTGATTGTTCTTAATACAAAGAGTAGTTCAAGGTCAATCTCTAATCTTTAGCATGCTTGTTTTGGCCATGTCGTCACTCATTTGCTTGTTCGAGAAAAGCAAAGTTGAA
The Diadema setosum chromosome 21, eeDiaSeto1, whole genome shotgun sequence DNA segment above includes these coding regions:
- the LOC140244709 gene encoding LHFPL tetraspan subfamily member 6 protein-like; protein product: MYTTRYTYNSIGRGPGYPISMRSLEPGTYIKRSATSLASSHRCGTGGTGSNTGLASRDRIATCTSQTTMTISFGLTAVGILWSIVSILATMASSIGLFMPYWMRGHMLNATLPVHFGVFRRCNYPTAPGSYVVDCGHYTTFADIPTLTWKICTIVIGVGCIAAMFVGLTSLLACCMRDLVTRKVGKVCGIIQFFAALLIGVGCVLYPNGWNHIQVKEACGGTSDAFYLGTCTLDWAFYLTASSSGALLLASLLSIRAGASKMDMYGI